One stretch of Pseudomonas sp. NC02 DNA includes these proteins:
- a CDS encoding APC family permease, with product MSAQGKFKKQLSLIDLTFIGLGAIFGSGWLFAASHVSAIAGPAGIFSWLLGGFAVLLLGIVYCELGAALPRAGGVVRYPVYSHGPLLGYLMGFITLIAFSSLVAIEVVASRQYAAAWFPELTQAGSSNPTVLGWFVQFALLSLFFALNYRSVKTFAMANNLVSVFKFIVPLLVIGVLFTFFKPENFHAQGFAPFGLSGIEMAVSAGGVIFAYLGLTPIISVASEVKNPQRTIPIALILSVLLSTAIYVLLQTAFLGGIPTEMLANGWAGVAKELALPYRDIALALGVGWLAYLVVADAVISPSGCGNIYMNATPRVIYGWAQTGTFFKIFTRIDEKSGIPRPALWLTFGLSVFWTLPFPSWEALINVVSAALVLSYAVAPVSVAALRRNAPDLPRPFRVKWMGLLGPLSFIIAALIVYWSGWSTVSWLLGLQILMFVVYLLCGRFVPTLHLSLGRQVRSSAWLIGFYAVTIILSKLGSFGGLGILGHPFDTVVVAACALGIYYWGAATGVPAHLVRLETEDDESEAPEPDIGRVQLAS from the coding sequence ATGTCAGCCCAAGGCAAGTTCAAGAAACAGCTTTCATTGATCGACCTCACCTTTATCGGACTGGGAGCGATCTTCGGTTCGGGCTGGCTGTTCGCGGCCAGTCACGTCTCCGCCATCGCCGGACCGGCGGGGATTTTTTCCTGGTTGCTGGGCGGCTTCGCCGTGTTGCTGCTGGGCATTGTGTATTGCGAACTGGGGGCGGCATTGCCCCGCGCCGGCGGCGTGGTGCGCTACCCGGTCTATTCCCACGGCCCGCTGCTGGGCTACCTGATGGGCTTTATCACGCTGATCGCGTTTTCAAGCCTGGTGGCAATTGAAGTGGTCGCCTCGCGCCAATACGCCGCGGCGTGGTTTCCCGAGTTGACGCAGGCGGGTTCCAGCAACCCCACCGTCCTCGGCTGGTTCGTGCAGTTTGCGCTGCTCTCGCTGTTTTTCGCCCTCAACTACCGCAGCGTGAAGACCTTCGCCATGGCCAATAACCTGGTCAGCGTGTTCAAGTTCATCGTGCCGCTGCTGGTGATCGGCGTGCTGTTCACCTTTTTCAAGCCGGAGAATTTCCACGCCCAGGGCTTCGCGCCGTTCGGCCTGTCGGGGATTGAAATGGCCGTGTCTGCCGGCGGGGTGATTTTCGCCTACCTGGGTCTGACGCCGATCATCTCGGTGGCCAGCGAAGTGAAGAACCCGCAACGCACCATTCCAATTGCACTGATCCTGTCGGTGCTGCTCTCCACTGCAATCTACGTGCTGTTGCAGACCGCTTTCCTCGGCGGCATTCCCACCGAAATGCTCGCCAACGGCTGGGCCGGCGTCGCCAAGGAACTGGCCCTGCCGTACCGCGACATCGCGCTCGCCCTGGGCGTGGGCTGGCTGGCGTACCTGGTGGTCGCCGATGCCGTGATCTCCCCCAGCGGCTGCGGCAATATCTACATGAACGCCACGCCACGGGTGATCTACGGCTGGGCGCAAACCGGAACCTTCTTCAAGATCTTCACCCGCATCGACGAAAAGTCCGGCATCCCGCGCCCGGCGCTGTGGCTGACCTTTGGCCTGTCGGTGTTCTGGACCCTGCCCTTCCCGTCGTGGGAAGCGCTGATCAACGTGGTGTCCGCCGCGCTGGTGTTGAGCTACGCCGTGGCGCCGGTGTCCGTGGCCGCCCTGCGCCGCAATGCGCCTGACCTGCCGCGCCCGTTCCGGGTCAAGTGGATGGGCTTGCTCGGCCCCCTGTCGTTCATCATCGCCGCGCTGATCGTCTACTGGTCCGGCTGGAGCACCGTGTCGTGGCTGCTCGGCCTGCAAATCCTGATGTTCGTGGTGTACCTGCTGTGCGGCCGTTTTGTGCCGACCCTGCACCTGAGCCTGGGCCGCCAGGTTCGCTCCTCCGCCTGGCTGATCGGCTTCTACGCCGTGACCATCATCCTGTCGAAGCTCGGCAGCTTCGGTGGCCTGGGCATCCTCGGCCATC